One window from the genome of Tissierellales bacterium encodes:
- a CDS encoding excisionase family DNA-binding protein produces MQETLLNDLIKEIKELNNNIYNFNKNVFNAKEAADYLSIGYDTILRMTRIGEIDHVRNGSNYIYKKEFLDRWLDKNTIRRVK; encoded by the coding sequence ATGCAAGAAACTTTATTAAATGACTTGATTAAAGAAATAAAAGAACTAAATAATAACATCTACAATTTTAATAAAAATGTATTTAATGCAAAAGAAGCGGCCGATTATCTTAGCATTGGCTATGACACAATTTTAAGAATGACTAGAATAGGTGAAATAGACCATGTTAGGAATGGCTCTAATTACATTTATAAGAAAGAATTTTTAGATAGATGGCTAGATAAAAATACAATTAGGAGGGTTAAGTAA
- a CDS encoding helix-turn-helix transcriptional regulator produces the protein MNREKMAQKLKELRGDKPREEVAVELGISYSSVVAYELGERVPRDEVKVKIASYYGVPVEDIFFIGQNDTQSNQNN, from the coding sequence ATGAATAGAGAAAAAATGGCACAAAAATTAAAGGAATTAAGAGGGGACAAGCCTAGGGAGGAAGTAGCTGTAGAGCTTGGAATCAGCTATTCTTCTGTAGTTGCTTATGAGTTAGGGGAAAGAGTTCCTAGGGATGAAGTTAAGGTTAAAATAGCAAGTTATTATGGTGTCCCTGTAGAAGATATATTTTTTATAGGTCAAAATGACACTCAAAGTAACCAAAATAATTAA